A region from the Ptychodera flava strain L36383 chromosome 12, AS_Pfla_20210202, whole genome shotgun sequence genome encodes:
- the LOC139145216 gene encoding solute carrier family 35 member G2-like produces the protein MLLDKMEECGQKRCCGGVKWSAVITVFSAMFSGGSHAVAGAFAVLIVASGLGEFQILFMVAVSITIVMAIVIRIQDDNFFVMDLRTNVLLFVNGVVLLIGDACYVYAVVWAPLGNVTTIINAAMPFVTSLIACVALKELWRPVDAVCAVVNIIGIIFITCPTFIFGEGGRICDADCSVQDTRTGPTSRKLEAVAYALAFICAICYSVSPVSVRAIKRQTSVSMIVFYQGVVGMVFDLFLMYLLDKPTWKMGAQTGALLFGVVLFDLFELWLGFYSLQSEGAATIVLLSNVEVVVAYILSFFLLHRSVSVLEISGAVLVIISTVIVGITTCWSSKTNDEEDEESYAFLESNFP, from the coding sequence atgttgcTTGACAAGATGGAGGAGTGTGGGCAGAAGAGATGCTGTGGTGGGGTCAAGTGGAGCGCTGTCATCACGGTCTTCTCCGCGATGTTTTCCGGGGGAAGTCACGCCGTCGCCGGGGCGTTCGCTGTCTTGATCGTGGCTTCAGGGCTCGGAGAATTCCAGATACTGTTTATGGTGGCAGTGAGTATAACGATCGTGATGGCGATCGTCATACGCATCCAAGACGACAATTTCTTTGTCATGGATTTACGGACCAATGTTCTTTTGTTTGTCAACGGGGTGGTTCTCCTTATAGGCGACGCCTGCTACGTGTACGCAGTGGTCTGGGCACCGCTTGGTAACGTCACCACGATAATCAACGCGGCGATGCCGTTCGTCACCTCTCTCATCGCCTGCGTTGCTTTAAAAGAACTCTGGAGACCCGTCGACGCCGTGTGCGCCGTCGTCAACATCATCGGTATAATCTTCATCACGTGCCCGACTTTCATTTTCGGAGAGGGTGGCCGGATATGTGACGCCGACTGCAGTGTCCAGGACACGAGAACAGGGCCCACATCGCGGAAGCTCGAGGCTGTAGCCTACGCGCTGGCATTCATCTGTGCCATCTGTTACTCCGTGTCACCAGTATCCGTTCGTGCAATAAAGAGACAAACTAGCGTATCTATGATCGTATTTTACCAAGGCGTGGTTGGTATGGTCTTCGACCTTTTCTTAATGTACCTGCTTGACAAGCCGACGTGGAAGATGGGTGCTCAAACCGGTGCTCTGCTCTTCGGGGTCGTCCTATTCGATTTGTTTGAACTCTGGTTGGGCTTTTACAGTCTTCAGTCCGAAGGGGCAGCAACCATTGTACTGCTTTCGAATGTTGAGGTCGTGGTGGCCTATATTCTGAGCTTCTTTCTTCTTCACCGGAGCGTGTCAGTCCTGGAGATCTCGGGCGCCGTGTTGGTCATAATCAGCACGGTCATTGTCGGCATAACTACCTGTTGGTCTTCCAAGACGAACGATGAAGAGGACGAAGAGAGTTATGCGTTTCTCGAGAGCAACTTTCCATGA